One region of Candidatus Zixiibacteriota bacterium genomic DNA includes:
- a CDS encoding 2-oxoacid:ferredoxin oxidoreductase subunit beta, with product MSQLQHRLIDYVRKDSLPHRFCVGCGCGTVLNVFLNAIDSLDLDPTQMVCVSGIGCSSWIPSPYFKSDTLHTTHGRPIAFATGVKIMRPDMKVVAIAGDGDIAGIGGNHLIHAARRNIDLTVFMVNNMIYGMTGGQAAPTTPEGVKTASTPYRNIEPPFKVADLVVAAGASYVSRWTTYHVFQLQKAMQDAMTRKGFSFIEIVSQCPENYGRRVGLRNGTSFLKKFKEQSVNISKAQTMSDDELQDKIVVGKLCDQSRPEFVTELHRLTKEQVEKLAMESES from the coding sequence ATGAGCCAGCTTCAGCACAGACTGATAGATTATGTTCGGAAGGACAGCCTGCCGCACCGCTTCTGTGTAGGATGCGGCTGTGGAACTGTCTTGAATGTTTTCCTCAACGCAATCGACAGCTTAGATCTGGATCCAACGCAGATGGTTTGTGTCTCCGGAATCGGCTGCTCGTCATGGATTCCAAGTCCTTACTTCAAATCAGATACTCTTCACACCACTCATGGCCGACCGATCGCATTTGCGACAGGTGTGAAGATCATGCGCCCTGATATGAAAGTAGTCGCAATTGCCGGAGACGGAGACATTGCCGGCATCGGAGGAAACCACCTGATTCACGCAGCGAGGCGCAATATCGATCTTACCGTATTCATGGTGAATAACATGATCTACGGCATGACCGGCGGGCAGGCTGCGCCAACGACTCCTGAGGGTGTGAAGACAGCTTCGACGCCGTACAGAAATATCGAGCCGCCTTTTAAGGTCGCTGACCTCGTGGTTGCGGCAGGGGCGAGCTATGTCTCTCGCTGGACAACATATCATGTGTTTCAGCTCCAAAAGGCCATGCAAGACGCTATGACCAGAAAAGGCTTCAGTTTTATCGAGATCGTTTCTCAATGTCCCGAGAATTACGGGCGCAGAGTCGGTCTGCGAAATGGAACGAGTTTCCTCAAGAAGTTCAAGGAACAATCCGTCAATATCAGCAAAGCCCAGACTATGTCTGACGACGAACTACAGGACAAGATCGTCGTGGGCAAGTTGTGTGATCAGAGTAGACCTGAATTCGTGACCGAGCTACACAGGCTCACCAAAGAACAGGTCGAGAAATTAGCTATGGAGAGCGAAAGTTGA
- a CDS encoding 2-oxoacid:acceptor oxidoreductase subunit alpha, translating into MTDNTNRIRYLDRLAGKTYFLLGDEACAYGALYSGCDFFAGYPITPASEVAELMARELPKAGGICVQMEDELASIAAIIGASWTDARTMTATSGPGFSLMQENLGYAIMTETPCVIVDVQRSGPSTGQATKPAQGDVMQARWGTHGDHNIIALSPNSAQECFDLIRDCFDLADTYRTPVIMLMDGEIGHIRESVVMPEPLEARFSARKAAQVGEDIFGGSELVPGMIHYGQGSNVHVTGSTHLANGMRDVSTPEVHDVLVRRIYRKIDDNREKIVRVESDIGKDGTARVGVISFGATARPAYGAVKEARNEGVDVDFMRLITIWPFARKQVAEFGKNLDVILVPEMNLGQISREIERFVGCKVVPVSKIGGVSHSVEEITRAIVEIA; encoded by the coding sequence GTGACAGATAACACCAACAGGATACGGTATCTTGATCGCCTTGCGGGTAAAACGTATTTTCTGCTCGGTGATGAAGCCTGTGCATATGGAGCGCTTTACTCTGGCTGCGATTTCTTTGCGGGGTATCCCATTACGCCAGCGAGCGAGGTGGCTGAATTGATGGCGAGGGAACTCCCTAAAGCGGGAGGAATCTGTGTTCAGATGGAAGACGAACTCGCGAGCATAGCTGCGATCATTGGCGCTTCCTGGACTGACGCGCGTACGATGACGGCCACAAGTGGCCCCGGTTTCTCACTTATGCAGGAGAACCTGGGATACGCGATCATGACCGAAACTCCCTGTGTGATAGTCGATGTGCAGCGCTCAGGACCCTCGACCGGACAGGCCACGAAGCCTGCCCAGGGCGATGTCATGCAGGCGCGGTGGGGAACACACGGTGATCACAATATCATAGCTCTTTCCCCGAATTCCGCGCAGGAGTGCTTCGACCTCATAAGGGATTGCTTCGATCTCGCCGACACCTATCGGACTCCGGTGATTATGCTGATGGATGGAGAAATCGGCCATATACGGGAAAGCGTCGTAATGCCAGAACCTTTGGAAGCCAGATTTTCAGCGAGAAAAGCGGCTCAAGTCGGTGAGGATATTTTCGGTGGGTCCGAGCTCGTTCCGGGGATGATTCACTATGGCCAGGGGAGCAATGTTCACGTGACCGGCTCTACTCACCTGGCAAATGGCATGCGGGACGTATCTACTCCCGAGGTACACGATGTACTCGTGAGAAGAATATACCGCAAGATAGATGACAACAGAGAGAAGATTGTTCGTGTTGAGTCTGATATTGGCAAAGACGGCACAGCACGTGTAGGCGTCATATCATTTGGAGCTACCGCCAGACCAGCCTATGGCGCAGTTAAAGAGGCTCGAAATGAGGGTGTGGACGTGGATTTCATGAGGTTGATCACCATCTGGCCATTTGCTCGAAAGCAGGTGGCGGAGTTTGGAAAGAACCTTGATGTCATACTGGTTCCTGAAATGAACCTGGGACAGATATCGAGAGAGATTGAACGATTTGTCGGCTGCAAAGTGGTGCCTGTGTCCAAGATCGGAGGTGTCTCTCACTCGGTGGAAGAGATCACCAGAGCTATTGTGGAGATCGCTTGA
- a CDS encoding ferredoxin family protein yields MDNKDCLDRSAQSSPKKRKKSVESIEIDGDLCKGCDICIEFCPVDVFQASNKLNRRGYYLPIVADMEKCPGCQLCELLCPELAIVITYAQKSDNTETK; encoded by the coding sequence ATGGACAATAAAGACTGCCTTGACAGGTCTGCTCAAAGTTCACCCAAGAAACGCAAGAAGAGCGTTGAGTCAATTGAGATTGACGGGGATCTTTGTAAGGGATGTGATATCTGCATCGAATTCTGCCCGGTAGACGTATTCCAGGCATCTAATAAGCTGAACAGACGTGGCTATTATCTCCCAATCGTCGCCGACATGGAGAAATGCCCAGGATGCCAGCTATGTGAACTCCTGTGCCCCGAGCTGGCGATTGTTATAACGTATGCACAAAAATCTGACAACACGGAAACGAAATAG
- a CDS encoding nucleotidyltransferase family protein yields MNITGIILAAGMSSRMGAINKLLLKYRHHTIVEETLEQLSNSMVDNILVVTGFENDRIEELLSKKVTDRISIIHNCDYHLGRAESIKCAVGLIKNNVDALLFMVADKPGVTSDLIAEAIDRFRKDRPAILYVETPAGRGHPIVFSKEVFGDLLHMQGDHAGDRLLAKYRDDTVKLKDDAEQIDVDSEADYQRLLKQNAGKKVR; encoded by the coding sequence ATGAACATCACCGGCATAATACTCGCTGCAGGCATGTCTTCGAGGATGGGTGCGATTAACAAGCTTCTGCTGAAGTACAGGCACCATACGATTGTGGAGGAGACCCTGGAGCAATTATCGAATTCGATGGTTGACAATATACTGGTTGTCACCGGTTTTGAAAATGATCGGATCGAAGAACTGCTGTCCAAGAAGGTGACGGACAGGATCAGCATTATCCATAACTGCGACTACCATCTCGGAAGGGCAGAATCCATCAAATGCGCAGTTGGGCTCATTAAGAACAATGTCGATGCTCTCTTGTTTATGGTGGCAGATAAGCCCGGGGTGACGAGCGATCTGATTGCTGAAGCGATTGACCGATTCAGGAAAGATCGGCCTGCCATCCTCTATGTCGAGACACCAGCCGGTCGGGGCCATCCAATTGTATTCTCGAAAGAGGTGTTTGGTGACCTACTGCATATGCAGGGCGATCATGCCGGTGACAGACTGCTCGCGAAATACAGAGACGACACTGTCAAATTGAAAGACGATGCAGAGCAAATAGATGTCGATAGTGAGGCAGATTACCAGAGATTATTGAAACAAAATGCCGGTAAGAAGGTGCGTTGA
- a CDS encoding XdhC/CoxI family protein — protein MSIFEEICDRQKAGKPFVLATIVRTAGASPRAPGAKILVHPDGSISGTIGGGTFEKQVIEDSLDLLGSTKNHLLKRYNFSDIGEDTIGMTCGGEAEVFFEVSAKPKRLIIVGGGHICRDLVKLALGSDFQITVVDDRPEILKEYDRPVTIVQTDSSYQESFPSLDSDSYVVIVTRSHKYDEPVLAQAIKQPCAYIGMIGSRAKVTKVLATLEESGVDRSLLERVHAPIGLDIKGEGPFEIAVSILAELIATKNGSSLSVR, from the coding sequence ATGAGTATTTTTGAGGAAATATGTGACAGACAAAAGGCAGGGAAGCCGTTTGTACTGGCTACTATCGTCAGAACCGCTGGAGCATCGCCGCGGGCACCGGGTGCGAAAATACTGGTACACCCTGACGGGAGCATTTCAGGAACGATCGGTGGCGGAACATTTGAGAAACAGGTAATAGAAGATTCTCTTGACCTGTTAGGGTCGACAAAGAACCATCTTTTGAAGAGATACAATTTCTCGGACATCGGCGAGGACACCATAGGCATGACCTGCGGGGGGGAGGCAGAAGTATTCTTCGAGGTCAGCGCCAAACCAAAACGTCTGATAATCGTCGGAGGAGGGCACATCTGTCGGGATCTCGTGAAGCTCGCCCTTGGATCTGATTTCCAGATTACAGTTGTCGATGATCGCCCCGAGATTCTCAAGGAGTATGATCGGCCGGTTACGATCGTGCAGACTGACTCAAGCTATCAAGAGAGTTTCCCGTCTCTTGATAGCGACTCTTATGTGGTTATCGTTACCCGCTCACATAAATACGACGAACCGGTCCTGGCTCAGGCCATAAAGCAGCCTTGTGCATACATCGGCATGATAGGATCCAGGGCAAAAGTCACCAAAGTACTGGCGACTCTGGAGGAGTCGGGAGTTGACCGATCGCTTCTTGAGCGAGTACATGCGCCGATTGGCCTGGACATAAAGGGAGAGGGCCCCTTTGAAATCGCCGTCTCAATTCTTGCCGAATTGATCGCAACGAAAAATGGCAGCAGCCTGAGCGTGAGATGA
- a CDS encoding EF2563 family selenium-dependent molybdenum hydroxylase system protein yields the protein MIQHSVRGRVVVRGAGEMASGVIRCLVMAGFEVIAIEKPAPTCVRRPVCFAEAFFEQRVTVEGVTAVLVNSTEEATAIMGSRSVPLLIDPEAKQLPALEPTAVVDGRMRKRDVDTDLDIAPIVIGLGPGFVAGENCHAAVETNRGRDLGRVIYAGRPEPYTGTPASVNGFSHERVLRSPADGVFTTHCEITDLVESGQVIGEVDGIPVVGRIDGMVRGMIRTGMDVSFGQKIGDIDPRCRKDLCFKISDKAHAIGNAALQALTELRATVLDH from the coding sequence ATGATCCAGCACTCTGTTCGTGGAAGGGTAGTCGTTCGCGGCGCCGGTGAGATGGCATCCGGTGTTATCCGGTGTCTGGTTATGGCTGGATTCGAAGTGATTGCCATCGAGAAACCAGCTCCAACTTGTGTCAGACGCCCCGTATGCTTTGCCGAAGCGTTCTTCGAACAGAGAGTGACTGTTGAAGGCGTCACTGCTGTTCTGGTGAACTCAACGGAGGAAGCGACAGCAATCATGGGCAGCCGATCCGTTCCCCTCCTGATCGATCCGGAAGCGAAGCAATTGCCTGCTTTGGAACCGACGGCAGTTGTCGATGGTCGCATGCGAAAACGGGATGTCGATACTGATCTTGATATAGCTCCTATTGTGATCGGTCTTGGTCCCGGGTTTGTTGCAGGTGAGAATTGTCACGCTGCTGTGGAGACGAATAGAGGAAGGGATCTTGGGCGTGTTATCTATGCCGGTCGTCCCGAACCTTATACCGGCACTCCTGCTTCTGTTAACGGTTTCAGCCACGAAAGAGTTTTACGATCTCCCGCTGATGGAGTGTTCACCACGCACTGCGAAATTACCGATCTTGTCGAATCGGGCCAGGTTATCGGTGAGGTGGATGGAATCCCGGTTGTCGGTAGGATAGATGGGATGGTCAGGGGTATGATTCGTACCGGTATGGATGTTTCTTTTGGACAGAAGATCGGCGACATTGATCCTCGATGCAGGAAAGATCTCTGCTTCAAAATATCTGACAAAGCTCATGCAATTGGCAACGCGGCACTCCAAGCGCTTACGGAATTGCGGGCTACAGTGCTCGATCACTAG
- a CDS encoding PaaI family thioesterase: MKEVASVPRCFVCGQKNQVGLKAHFFWDGERAFCDITADEVYAGYKRILHGGIVATLLDEVMIKSLLAEEIFAVTAEITVRFRKPVHTGDRIHFEGWRTGEQQTDYFTNGRAINQSGETVAEAAARYVRPRSGLSDRLRESVEDDDT; this comes from the coding sequence ATGAAAGAGGTTGCGTCGGTTCCGAGATGCTTTGTGTGCGGGCAGAAGAACCAGGTCGGTCTGAAGGCTCACTTTTTCTGGGATGGAGAGAGGGCATTCTGTGATATCACCGCCGATGAAGTGTATGCCGGCTATAAGAGAATTCTCCATGGCGGCATTGTCGCAACTTTGCTCGATGAGGTGATGATAAAATCGCTCCTCGCTGAGGAGATATTCGCTGTAACGGCCGAGATCACGGTTCGGTTCAGAAAGCCAGTTCACACAGGTGACAGAATACATTTTGAAGGCTGGAGGACTGGCGAGCAGCAGACAGACTATTTCACAAATGGCAGGGCCATAAATCAAAGTGGCGAAACTGTAGCCGAGGCCGCGGCCAGATATGTCAGACCCAGAAGTGGGCTGAGTGACAGACTCCGCGAGTCTGTAGAAGATGATGATACATAG
- a CDS encoding acyl-CoA dehydrogenase family protein, whose translation MNSFSLTDEQLELGVLAREFCEKRVYPITRKLDEEGLPDELISELADLGYLGSSIPEKYGGMGVDPFALACMIEEFARANGGLATLFAAHLSLGCKSIELFGNEEQKQKYLPQAAKGAIVSFCITEPNAGTDVFSIQAKAESDKDTFILNGQKQFITSADIARLFVVFCKTEKGPAGFLVERDTDGLTVGVPEKKMGIQSSKTCSVHFQDVKIPAENMIGEPGKGLRVCLNVLDYGRLGVAAGALGMAEQAFSEAVDYAQNRVQFGKTIASFQATQFKFADMRVEIDASRYLLYHALAKCCEGGRFSTEAAMAKLKASEVASFVGDENIQIHGGYGYTQDYNAERLWRDARITRIYEGTSEAMRMIIGGEYRIKKEK comes from the coding sequence TTGAATTCGTTTAGTTTAACGGATGAACAGCTTGAGTTAGGTGTACTGGCACGTGAATTCTGTGAGAAACGCGTGTATCCCATCACCAGGAAACTTGATGAGGAAGGGTTGCCTGACGAATTAATATCAGAGTTGGCAGATCTTGGCTATCTCGGCTCCTCCATTCCAGAGAAGTATGGTGGCATGGGAGTTGACCCGTTCGCGCTCGCCTGTATGATCGAAGAGTTTGCGCGCGCGAATGGTGGACTGGCGACCTTGTTTGCTGCGCACCTGAGCCTCGGCTGCAAATCGATTGAGCTCTTCGGAAACGAGGAGCAAAAGCAAAAGTACCTGCCTCAAGCAGCCAAGGGTGCTATCGTATCCTTCTGTATCACAGAGCCCAATGCCGGGACAGACGTATTCTCGATACAAGCCAAAGCCGAATCTGACAAGGATACTTTCATTCTCAATGGCCAGAAACAGTTCATCACATCTGCCGATATTGCAAGACTCTTTGTTGTGTTCTGTAAGACCGAAAAAGGCCCTGCCGGCTTTCTTGTTGAGCGTGACACCGATGGCCTTACGGTCGGGGTGCCGGAAAAGAAGATGGGAATCCAATCCTCGAAGACATGCAGCGTCCATTTTCAGGATGTCAAGATTCCTGCTGAGAACATGATCGGGGAGCCCGGGAAAGGCCTTAGGGTCTGTCTGAATGTGCTCGATTACGGCAGATTGGGAGTTGCTGCCGGAGCTCTCGGGATGGCAGAGCAGGCTTTCTCGGAAGCGGTTGACTACGCCCAGAACCGCGTTCAGTTTGGCAAGACGATAGCCAGTTTCCAGGCAACGCAGTTCAAGTTTGCCGATATGAGAGTTGAAATCGACGCTTCGCGTTACCTGCTCTATCATGCACTTGCCAAATGCTGTGAGGGAGGGCGCTTTTCAACGGAAGCCGCTATGGCTAAGCTGAAGGCTTCCGAAGTCGCCTCGTTCGTTGGAGATGAGAACATTCAGATCCACGGAGGCTACGGTTACACACAGGATTACAATGCCGAGAGACTCTGGAGGGATGCGAGAATCACCAGGATTTACGAAGGTACATCCGAGGCGATGCGAATGATCATCGGTGGTGAGTATCGCATAAAGAAAGAGAAATAA
- a CDS encoding acetate--CoA ligase family protein encodes MKNNLDGIFKPKSIAIIGASSREGTIGHRILHNLIEYNFNGMVFPVNPKAKVIHSIKCYATIRQIPDAVDLAIIVIPSEYVAQAVEECGEKGVKGVVVISSGFREIGAEGAAKEAELMQIVRKYNMRMIGPNCFGVLNTDTDVSMNATFSRAQPLKGKVGFMSQSGALGEAILGYAEELNLGFSMFASVGNKADISGSALLEYWRDDPQTEVVLLYLESFGNPGEFTRIAREMSRNKPIVAVKAGRTDAGASAVSSHTGVLAGFDIGTDALFQQCGVLRATSVDELFDTAVALANQPLPRGDRIAVITNAGGPGILATDAVVSLGMRMALFSDRTLELLRNNLPAVASVNNPVDVIAAGGADSYRIAMDAVLSDDNVDAVIVIFVPPVVVDHRAVISAIVEMIEKHENDKTVLGCFMAVASGVAGSEQMVKHRIPIYTFPESAAKAMAALVRRRNWISRPESETVTFSVDNGRVARIIDSAIELNRSTIVGSEALDLLKAYGVSVAKSIKAETLLDAKHATSKLGLPVVMKIDDPQVLHKTDVGGVKTDLRTETEVARAFEMMEREFSKPGEEFTGVFMQEMVQGGVETIIGMHQDQTFGPLIMFGLGGVYVEVMKDVAFRINPVTPYNAEEMIKSIKGYPLLTGFRDGPAVDLKYLEETILRLSQLVSDFPQLESFDVNPFIVTTDRKTSRAVDARFVLKGHGFT; translated from the coding sequence ATGAAGAACAATCTCGACGGAATCTTCAAACCCAAGTCAATCGCCATAATCGGGGCATCCAGTAGAGAGGGGACGATTGGCCATCGAATCTTGCATAATCTAATCGAGTACAATTTCAACGGCATGGTTTTTCCGGTCAATCCAAAGGCCAAGGTGATCCACTCGATAAAATGTTATGCGACAATTCGGCAGATTCCGGACGCAGTCGACCTGGCCATAATAGTCATTCCGAGTGAATATGTGGCTCAGGCAGTCGAAGAGTGCGGCGAGAAGGGTGTCAAGGGCGTAGTCGTCATATCTTCCGGATTTAGAGAAATCGGAGCAGAGGGTGCGGCCAAGGAAGCCGAACTGATGCAAATCGTTCGCAAATACAATATGCGAATGATCGGCCCCAACTGCTTTGGTGTCTTGAATACGGACACCGATGTCTCGATGAATGCAACGTTTTCAAGAGCACAGCCGCTGAAAGGAAAAGTCGGATTCATGTCCCAGTCGGGGGCTTTGGGTGAAGCGATTCTCGGATATGCCGAAGAGCTGAACCTCGGATTTTCGATGTTTGCTTCTGTAGGTAACAAAGCTGATATTTCCGGCAGCGCTCTGTTGGAGTACTGGCGTGATGACCCTCAAACTGAAGTTGTCCTTCTCTATCTTGAGAGCTTCGGTAACCCCGGGGAGTTCACCCGTATTGCTCGCGAAATGTCTCGCAATAAACCTATTGTTGCTGTCAAAGCCGGGCGTACGGATGCCGGAGCCAGTGCGGTCAGTTCACATACGGGAGTACTTGCAGGATTCGATATTGGCACGGATGCGCTCTTTCAGCAATGCGGTGTCCTGCGGGCAACGTCGGTTGACGAGCTCTTTGACACTGCCGTCGCACTCGCCAACCAGCCCCTGCCTCGTGGAGACAGGATTGCAGTCATCACAAACGCGGGTGGACCGGGGATTCTTGCTACTGACGCAGTAGTGAGCCTGGGAATGAGAATGGCGCTGTTCAGTGATAGGACGCTGGAACTGCTCAGGAACAATCTCCCCGCTGTGGCTTCCGTCAACAATCCGGTCGACGTAATCGCCGCCGGCGGAGCCGATTCCTACCGAATAGCGATGGATGCTGTCCTCTCCGATGACAATGTCGATGCCGTGATAGTCATTTTCGTTCCGCCGGTGGTGGTCGATCATCGTGCGGTGATAAGCGCCATCGTTGAGATGATCGAAAAGCATGAGAATGATAAGACAGTGCTCGGCTGTTTCATGGCAGTTGCCTCGGGTGTCGCCGGCTCCGAGCAGATGGTCAAGCACAGAATACCAATTTACACATTTCCCGAGTCTGCAGCAAAGGCGATGGCCGCATTGGTTCGTCGGCGCAATTGGATTAGCAGACCGGAAAGCGAGACCGTTACTTTCTCAGTCGACAACGGTCGCGTTGCACGAATCATCGACAGCGCGATAGAGCTAAACCGCTCGACGATCGTTGGCAGTGAGGCGCTGGATCTGCTCAAAGCCTACGGTGTCAGTGTTGCGAAGTCGATCAAAGCAGAGACCTTGCTTGATGCGAAACATGCGACATCAAAGCTCGGATTACCGGTTGTCATGAAAATCGATGACCCTCAAGTTTTGCACAAGACTGACGTCGGTGGGGTGAAAACTGATCTCAGGACTGAGACTGAAGTGGCAAGAGCCTTCGAGATGATGGAACGGGAATTCAGCAAGCCTGGAGAGGAATTCACGGGGGTTTTCATGCAGGAGATGGTACAGGGTGGTGTGGAGACGATCATCGGGATGCATCAGGATCAGACGTTCGGACCTTTGATAATGTTTGGGCTTGGAGGAGTCTATGTAGAAGTAATGAAGGATGTGGCTTTCAGGATCAATCCGGTAACTCCGTATAATGCGGAAGAAATGATCAAATCGATCAAAGGCTATCCGCTTCTCACGGGCTTCCGTGACGGTCCTGCTGTTGACCTAAAGTATCTTGAGGAGACGATTCTGCGACTCTCTCAACTGGTCTCGGATTTCCCGCAGTTGGAATCGTTCGATGTGAACCCCTTTATTGTGACTACCGACCGCAAGACCTCAAGAGCGGTAGATGCCAGGTTTGTGCTTAAGGGCCACGGTTTCACTTAG
- the hisC gene encoding histidinol-phosphate transaminase, whose translation MITIPEHVLTLEPYQAGKSISELARETKLGRIVKLSSNENPLGPSPKAVAAVQQVTAELHRYVDPRSTELVAAIGDRYGRNPSQIVCAHGTDALLGYIVNAFTSEQDEVLTSEGSFVGIYVNVRKLDRKLRLVPLRDYAFDLEALADSISADTRIVYLANPNNPTGTVFTGDRFEAFMNRIPQDVLVILDEAYYAYAAEQHDYRDGLSYHYDNLIVTRSLSKAYGLAGLRIGFAVGPEYLISALAKVKLPFEPNLLAQVAAIAALDDTEFLDRTIEANRRSLARFTSCFDDLGIRYIKTAANFVLILLPTEEHALRFFEHCLDQGLIVRPAKPFGIGNGIRICSGTDDETAFAVNVIEQIYARFEMKLT comes from the coding sequence ATGATTACGATACCAGAACATGTTCTGACACTCGAGCCCTACCAGGCTGGGAAGTCGATAAGTGAACTAGCGCGCGAGACAAAACTGGGCCGCATCGTCAAGTTGTCCTCCAATGAGAACCCGCTCGGCCCTTCGCCAAAGGCAGTAGCCGCTGTGCAACAGGTAACTGCCGAACTGCATCGGTACGTAGATCCCCGTTCAACCGAACTGGTGGCTGCAATTGGCGATCGATATGGCAGGAATCCATCGCAGATTGTGTGCGCTCACGGCACCGATGCCTTGTTGGGGTACATCGTCAATGCCTTTACCTCAGAGCAGGATGAAGTCTTGACCTCGGAGGGGAGCTTTGTCGGGATTTATGTCAATGTCCGCAAACTGGACCGAAAGTTGCGGTTAGTTCCACTGAGGGATTATGCCTTTGACCTGGAAGCCCTGGCCGATTCGATCTCCGCTGATACCAGGATTGTCTACCTGGCCAATCCCAACAACCCGACCGGTACAGTATTCACCGGCGACCGGTTTGAAGCGTTTATGAACCGGATACCTCAAGATGTACTGGTCATTCTTGACGAGGCCTACTACGCCTATGCCGCCGAACAGCACGACTACCGAGATGGTCTGAGCTACCACTACGACAACCTGATAGTCACGCGCTCTCTGTCCAAAGCGTATGGATTGGCTGGACTCCGGATCGGTTTTGCCGTCGGACCAGAGTATCTTATTAGTGCACTTGCTAAAGTGAAGCTTCCGTTCGAACCGAACCTGTTAGCTCAAGTGGCAGCTATAGCGGCATTAGATGACACCGAATTCCTGGATCGAACAATCGAAGCCAATCGCCGATCGCTGGCACGGTTCACATCCTGCTTTGACGATTTGGGTATCCGGTATATAAAGACAGCCGCTAATTTCGTTCTGATTTTGCTGCCGACAGAAGAACATGCTCTGCGGTTTTTTGAGCACTGTCTTGACCAAGGTCTTATTGTCAGGCCGGCCAAACCTTTTGGGATTGGCAACGGCATACGTATATGTTCCGGCACCGACGATGAAACCGCCTTCGCCGTGAACGTGATTGAGCAGATATACGCACGCTTTGAGATGAAGTTGACTTAA
- a CDS encoding molybdopterin molybdotransferase MoeA produces the protein MIEFDEACELIFENTSRLGTEERLIESAIGCVLAQDVVSPIDVAPFRNSAMDGFAIKSQWLRECSTDSPREVPISSTLFAGDSAANHVDDRHTVKVMTGTRVPDRFDAVVPFEETDYADDEVRFFNPAVPGQHIREAGEDIACGQKLYTKETKLGQLDIGVLAAIGLRSVMTYRKPSIMIIGTGDELTDPGDKLTGNGIYDSNTYTILSLVAPYCDRAERISRLPDREKELRHVLLSSHDVIVTSGGVSAGERDLVVDIAESCGWQRVFHKVRIKPGKPVYFAVREKQVLFGLPGNPLSAAVTCSVFLIPALKKMAGLADYRLCPKPAQLVPEAIRKSGRKLIWPGFIREEAGRTVVRFSPKKSSAALTALLGTDGLIIQDATDGGPGEVIVKAIPWSHILKL, from the coding sequence GTGATTGAGTTTGATGAAGCATGTGAACTGATCTTTGAGAACACCAGTCGGCTCGGAACTGAGGAGCGGCTGATTGAAAGCGCGATTGGGTGCGTGTTGGCTCAGGACGTGGTGTCTCCAATCGACGTTGCGCCGTTCAGGAACTCGGCCATGGACGGTTTTGCCATAAAGTCTCAATGGCTCAGGGAATGCTCGACGGACAGCCCCAGGGAGGTCCCGATAAGTTCCACCCTATTTGCCGGTGACTCTGCTGCAAATCATGTCGACGATCGGCACACAGTGAAGGTGATGACCGGTACTCGGGTGCCGGACCGATTCGATGCCGTGGTTCCATTCGAAGAAACCGACTACGCCGACGATGAGGTTCGCTTCTTCAATCCTGCAGTTCCCGGACAGCATATCCGCGAAGCGGGGGAAGACATAGCCTGCGGCCAGAAGCTATATACCAAGGAGACTAAGCTGGGCCAGCTCGACATCGGTGTCCTAGCAGCGATCGGCTTGCGCTCGGTGATGACTTACCGAAAGCCCTCGATAATGATAATAGGTACCGGTGATGAACTGACTGATCCTGGTGACAAACTGACCGGCAACGGCATATACGACTCCAATACTTACACCATCCTCTCGCTGGTCGCGCCTTATTGCGACCGGGCGGAACGCATCTCCCGCTTGCCGGACAGGGAAAAGGAGTTGCGGCACGTACTTCTCTCGTCGCACGATGTCATCGTAACCAGCGGCGGGGTATCAGCCGGTGAGCGGGATCTCGTTGTTGATATCGCTGAATCATGCGGGTGGCAACGAGTTTTTCACAAGGTTCGAATCAAGCCCGGCAAGCCAGTCTATTTCGCCGTGCGCGAGAAACAAGTCCTGTTTGGTCTACCTGGAAACCCGCTATCCGCCGCTGTTACCTGTTCCGTGTTCCTGATACCCGCTCTAAAGAAAATGGCAGGGTTAGCTGATTACCGATTGTGCCCAAAGCCGGCCCAATTGGTGCCGGAGGCGATCCGCAAATCTGGACGGAAACTGATCTGGCCCGGTTTCATACGAGAAGAAGCTGGCCGCACGGTTGTCCGTTTTTCGCCTAAGAAATCGTCCGCGGCACTGACGGCGCTCCTCGGTACCGACGGTTTAATAATTCAGGATGCCACGGATGGAGGACCTGGAGAGGTTATCGTCAAGGCAATCCCGTGGAGCCATATACTTAAACTGTGA